The proteins below come from a single Portunus trituberculatus isolate SZX2019 chromosome 2, ASM1759143v1, whole genome shotgun sequence genomic window:
- the LOC123501210 gene encoding SCAN domain-containing protein 3-like: protein MSASTATRKSEILADDVLAQLDAAIQSAPCISLAIDESTDVTDNAQLLVYVRFCNKDKKEICEDLLGVTPLETHTRGEDIYAAIKEMLRKRGIDLKQVVSVTTDGAPAMIGKERGAVSRMKEDNPDLLAYHCLIHQTVLCATLSQHFAEVMNTVMKLINFLRASSSLQHRLLREFLADVEANANDLLLHNNVRWLSKGNALGRFWSVREEIAAFLEQVKSQRATQFSLFLQDEHKMNMVAFLVDITSHLNELNVKLQGQNNTVADLMTAIRSFQRKLDIFKEDLEGGCEHFPKLQEQIQGERDVYPYVDFIDKLIGNFSKRFNSSSLGQQLLLLIQNPFLIREVRGFSKEVTQTFKWAHAGSLQLELIDLQGNAPLREHFEATDPATFWLQTVSESVFPGLTKVALHTLTMFGSTYSCESAFSTMNIIKNKNRSRLTNEHLHVCMRMALTPFQPRFKSLAGQSHAHFSH from the coding sequence ATGTCAGCTTCAACAGCAACTAGAAAATCTGAAATATTAGCAGATGATGTACTGGCACAGCTTGATGCTGCAATTCAGAGTGCACCATGCATATCTTTGGCCATTGATGAGTCTACAGATGTTACTGATAATGCCCAGCTTTTGGTGTATGTGAGATTTTGtaacaaagataagaaggagatCTGTGAGGACCTGCTGGGTGTAACAccactggaaacacacacaagaggagagGACATATATGCAGCAATAAAAGAGATGCTGAGGAAGAGGGGCATAGATCTGAAGCAGgttgtctctgtcaccacagaTGGTGCTCCTGCCATGATTGGAAAAGAGAGGGGGGCTGTGTCCCGGATGAAAGAGGACAACCCAGATCTTCTTGCATACCACTGTCTCATCCATCAGACTGTTCTGTGTGCCACTCTATCACAACATTTTGCTGAAGTAATGAACACAGTGATGAAACTCATCAACTTCCTTAGGGCATCCTCATCCCTTCAGCATCGCCTCCTGAGAGAATTCCTGGCAGATGTTGAGGCAAATGCCAATGACCTGCTACTGCACAACAATGTGAGGTGGCTGAGCAAAGGAAATGCACTGGGACGTTTCTGGTCTGTTCGAGAAGAAATTGCAGCTTTCTTAGAGCAGGTCAAGAGTCAGAGAGCAACACAGTTTTCACTTTTTCTGCAAGATGAGCACAAGATGAACATGGTTGCCTTTTTGGTTGACATTACATCACATCTTAATGAGCTCAATGTAAAGCTGCAGGGCCAGAACAACACAGTTGCTGATTTGATGACAGCTATTCGCTCTTTCCAGAGGAAGCTGGACATTTTTAAAGAAGATCTTGAAGGAGGGTGTGAACACTTCCCAAAACTGCAGGAACAGATCCAGGGTGAGAGAGACGTTTATCCTTATGTTGACTTCATAGACAAGCTGATTGGAAACTTCAGTAAAAGGTTCAACAGCTCCAGCCTTGGGCAGCAGCTCCTCCTGCTAATCCAGAATCCTTTCCTCATCAGAGAAGTCAGAGGATTTTCGAAGGAAGTGACACAGACATTCAAGTGGGCACATGCAGGATCTCTACAGCTTGAGCTCATTGATCTGCAAGGAAATGCTCCATTAAGAGAGCATTTTGAGGCAACTGACCCTGCTACTTTCTGGCTACAGACTGTGTCTGAGAGTGTGTTCCCTGGTCTCACCAAAGTAGCACTGCACACCTTGACTATGTTTGGATCGACTTACAGCTGTGAGTCAGCTTTTTCCACTATGAACATTATCAAAAACAAGAACCGTTCAAGGCTCACCAACGAACACCTACATGTCTGCATGAGAATGGCACTGACTCCATTCCAACCAAGATTTAAATCACTGGCAGGGCAGTCCCATGCCCATTTCTCTcattaa
- the LOC123507113 gene encoding uncharacterized protein LOC123507113 → MLSSVSSSLLWCTESARSRQRQHARTLSTPALTPTPTLYTARVSPAGCHRPPPRHHGERCMPPRYPPRPLVIPATLHISLTFLLQEIESVHALTGLLTPASVARRPATRHTLPPAVTRPQIGHGSGQNHRSGSAIW, encoded by the exons ATGCTCtcatctgtctcttcctctctgctgtGGTGCACTGAGAGCGCAAGGTCAAGGCAGC GCCAGCACGCTCGAACGCTCTCCACCCCCGctctcacccccacccccacactaTACACTGCCCGCGTGTCGCCTGCTGGCTGCCACCGTCCACCACCTCGTCACCATGGTGAAAGGTGCATGCCACCCAGATACCCACCACGCCCTTTGGTCATACCTGCCACCCTGCATATTAGCTTGACCTTCCTACTGCAGGAAATTGAGAGTGTTCACGCTCTCACTGGCCTGTTGACACCCGCCAGCGTTGCACGGCGCCCCGCCACccgccacaccctccctcccgctGTCACCCGGCCGCAGATTGGTCACGGGTCCGGACAGAACCATCGCTCGGGGTCCGCCATTTGGTGA
- the LOC123506532 gene encoding uncharacterized protein LOC123506532 — protein sequence MGEEIEIDTERLISLVQERPVLWDKTEDIYKDRNATKNAWKEVCMELKPDFEELEDREKNTFGKDVMKRWTNVRDCYAKFNKKTKEAKKSGAGACKVKSYIYSKELQFLSKLYEERDTQDSFDGPGTYGCSTEHI from the exons ATGGGCGAGGAGATTGAGATTGACACTGAACGGCTAATTTCTTTGGTGCAAGAGAGGCCTGTTTTGTGGGACAAGACAGAGGACATATACAAAGACAGGAATGCTACAAAGAATGCATGGAAAGAAGTTTGTATGGAACTGAAACCTGACTTTGAAGAATtggaggacagagagaaaaatacatttg GAAAAGATGTCATGAAAAGGTGGACGAACGTTCGAGACTGCTACGCCAAatttaacaagaaaacaaaagaagcaaaaaaatcaGGAGCAGGTGCTTGCAAGGTGAAATCTTATATCTACAGCAAGGAACTACAATTTCTATCAAAACTATATGAAGAACGAGACACTCAGGACAGCTTTGATGGTCCAGGAACAT ATGGATGTTCTACAGAGCATATctaa